The segment ATCCATATTAAGTATCCCATGGGGAATAAAACAGGTAAACTATGAAAAATGTATGcatatgaaaatgttttggCAACATGGcttactcttctttttttctggcataTTCACAAATAAAATGAACTGTATTTCTCCCTCTTAACAGGCAGGCTTCACTTCTGGAATTATTCTCATCTTATTGATGGGCATTTTGACTCTTTATTGCTGTTACAGAGTTGTGAAATCACGGCAAATGATACGTAAGAAATCCAAAGCTTCATCGTGCAAATACTTTAAGTGTGAAATACCAATATGTATTAGATTCCGTTTGCATGTGTCTTTTACTATGTGTTAGACCTGACCTGCAAATAAAAGCTGTTCTTTGAATATCTCTATTTTTGTAGTCTGTGTCTAAGCTCTGTGTGCTAAATGACTGTCTTCCCTTATTAGATGTTCCTTCTGTTTCTTGGGACCTAGGTATTATAACCAAACACAATCTCTTCTCAAGCAGGATTTCAGATGTTTGCTTACTAAgtttttggggactttgggaGGTAGAGGCATCTTTTCTCCATAAGCACTGTCCAGTTCTCTACACATCTGATCAACTTGCACAGTGGAGCAGCATGGGCTGTAGCTGTATCCCCTTGCGTTGTGTACCTGTATTACCCTGATATTTATGTGTATTCTGTGTTGAAAGCCCTCTCAGTACTATCAGCAGCTGAAGCAGTCACTGACAGTGGCTCTAATTAGAATGTACTTTTATTGTTCAAAACTCACCTTGGGGCTCTTCTTTGGTTGGTGCTTTTGTGCACAAACTAACATCTCACTTGCTCAAATAAAGGTCATTAAGACCTTTGTCAGTTTGTTACCGAACTCATTTCAGGGCAGAGGAATAGGTTGAGGAATAGTTAATGATCTGGTCTGCTTTGCCATAACTTCTGCAAAAGGCTTTAGCTGCAAATGCATGGTGACATTTTTGCCATGTCTTATTTCAGCGcttctgaaaatattcaaaatagtAGTATGGCCACAATAAAACTGTCTACTTTAGGCTTCTTCATTCGAACACTTAATGAGTGCTATATTTTAAAGTTACTGTCAATTTTCTTAGTCCTTGAAAGCACTGTGAATGTGTGTCAGAgtattcttaaaaaaacccacattttgtCCTGAATAGTTCTACTGACCCTAATGTAACATTTTGTTTAGatatatttttgggttttgtgtctTTTTCAGCTTTAACAGATACCTCAAACTGGGAATTCCCAGACGTTTGCAAGTATTACTTTGGATCCTTTGGTCAATGGTCAAGCCTCTTATTTTCTATGGTATCACTTGTTGGAGCCATGGTTGTTTATTGGGTGCTTATGTCCAACTTTTTGTTCAACACAGGGAAATTTATATACAGTAAGTATACATTTTTGTTTAAGTTTTACAGCAATCCTTTGTAAAGATCAAGACTGCCTTATACTGAAAAAGGATTGTCCACTTCACGTAATCTTGATTTTCCTGCTACATTGCATGAAAAATCAATTGAGAATAAGTAACTATGTGTGGTGTTACGGGCAAAGTCCTCTGTGTTGTCAAAgccactttttaaatttttctctccAAGTGTAGTTTTCTTGGTATAgtttaaaaaacctaaacctGGCTGCTTGTTTCCACTCTATTTTCACTCCCCCTTTGTTTGCATGGGTGTATCTATTTGAACAGCCATATAACAGGCTAGGCTGTTGAAATTATTCaggataatgaaaaaaaacacagtttCATTATAGATTTCAACAAATACACTTAAAATATTGCCATATAGGAAGTTTTTGTAAACATCTATGAGGAAGTAATGAACTCTATTGCAGTAAAAATGATTCTTAGTGTGGCATTGCTACAAAATAAAACACGTGGGGTTTTTATACCCTGGTACATGCACAGGCACACAAGCATTTGTGTCTGTAATCAATGTAGAGTTGTGGGAATTGGTGATGGAATTGAGAGCTTTGAAAGTCTGACTCATAGCGTTGACTAGGTTGGCtaagatttaaaatattctgttgtgAAGGTTATTTCTGAGGCAAATAACAGCACAGACATTTAAGCCTGTTCAACAGTGTTTAATTAGAATTCCCATCTTCCCTATAGGACCTACTTTACTGTGTTGGTTAGTGACTGATGAATTTTATAGCTGACCTAATTTATATGTTGTTACAGATGTTTCATTTTagactttggggtttttttcaaaaaagtttACCACATTAATCTTAAATTATTCTAAATTAAATAATGCCAGTTCTAATAAATGGCATTATTATTATAAATggcataaataaaatttaaaatggtGAGAAGATCTTATTTTGTAGGAAAAAGCCCTGCTTTTCCATGGGACTGGCATGTTACTTTATCCCTTACCTCTATTTGTTTGGAGTTCTTATTTAAGTTGTTTGGTCTAAGATGACAATTGCTGGCTTCTTGTCCTAACTTTCATACTTAATTACTAGGTAATAAAATGCATAATATGatatttcctttaattctgATACAAAAACATCTGGACATACAGTTTAGGTGggggaaaatttattttctgtgggaaGATGGTCTAGAAATCTGTAGTACAGAAAGAATGCAAGAATTGTTAGCTGAGTGCAATATCATGTCTTTAACATGGTGTTGCATGGTCTTGTTCAGTTTCTGTTTAATGGGAAAAACCACACCCACAAATTCAATTGCTAGTcttaaactgctttttaaatacagaagaaacagaagttgACATCTATAACAAATTTGAAAGTGCTTTAATTCTGTAAGAGCTATTAATTTTAATGGCTTCTCACTAggtactttttttaaaattaagaacaCAAAATTGTGATTTTAGttaaattttctgatttttgtatACTCTAAACTAGTAGAAGTAAGTACAAGAAACTTACTTGTGATTCAGGGTGtcataaatcaaaataaagaaagaggaaacagTTTTCTTGCCACAAGaccttttgctttctttatgaGAAACAAGCTGCTgttaattgcatttaaaaaatctgaagccAACTGCCCCAATTGATGTTCTGTGCATAACATGCCCACatgcaacagaaacaaaacttcaCCAGTGACAGAAGCAGAATTAACCAGTGACACACTAATTCGGTTTTCAAGCTGATGGagcattttctgtgtgtatatatacacataatgcataaatataatgaaattgCTATCCAATACCCTTAAAAAGGTGAGGTTGCAGAATCTTGGAAATAACTGGTGTGGTATACCAGCAAAGTAGCACAGGAGTGTCCTGGAAATAAAACACTACTAGAGATTCCTGTATGACAGTGAGGCTTTAACCTTTCTCCAGGGTTTCCCATGGAAGCATGGAAAAAGCATTCCACAGAGCctcttctgaaaaagaaaatgttagaaAATGATTAAGGGAAGCTTTTTCTGTATAACACTGTCTGGACTAGGGCTATATTTGCATGGTCTTTCTTTCTGTCCCCAAAGAGGCTGGATTTAAGATGCATCTTCTCACTGGCCCCTGTTCAACACTGTTGAGTAGCTGGGAGGAGTGGAGGTGTGCTTGTGGAACAGGAATCCTGGGAGTGGGAAGTCTTTGGAAATTTATAAATGGACAGGGCTTCTGAGAAGAAAGTAATAGAGTATTTACTTTAAAACTCTTGTACAGTAGAAAACTTTAGTTGGGTCTGGGAGGAATGAAAGCTGCTATGTTGTTCCTCTGATacaattttccaaaatattttcttacttaaTTTCAGTCAAGTTAACAGATGAAAACGTAATAGCAGGTATGGGACATTGATAGtgagattttcttctttgcagaCTTTGTTCATGACATTAATGTAACAGATATTGTTCCTGGCACCAATGGAAGTAACAAAGGTAAGAAGCACTTAGAGTATTGTGTTACTGGTTTTGGGTGGGGGTTTAAAGGTAAATCATCATGTTTCAATGCCTAACCACATGCCAGTTATAAATTATATATCATAAGTTGTAACTATGTGTTTCTTAAAAAACTGCACATTTCTATCTGGGATTTGTACTTCCACAAATAACCACACACTTGGAGAGCTGAATAACTGGGGAAgtaaaaaataacttcaaaaagTGGAGGTGAGAATAAGTGTTAAAGAGCCAGTTACAAGTTTCTGTATGCCCAGATACATCCTCCTTAAAAGCATTACTGTTAACTTTTTAACAGTAGTTGTGCAATGAGGAATTGCCTTAAGGAATTTTAACTTTCACACCATAAATTTGAGGCGCCTTAGTTCTGTTTACTGTTTAAAATCTTGACTGGAGCAACTTTACTGCTCAAAAGTTGTGCagcaagattatttttttaaaaacttatgtAAGAACAGTTTTTTTGGTGCTGAgtgcaaaaaagaaacaaatgtcaGGCTACTTGCACCTCTGCTTATGCTTTTGGAGAGTGTGACATTTGCACAACTAAGGGAAGAAACTGCAGTCAGGTATGGACATAGGTCTGTTCCAAATTCTAAAGTAGGCAGAATAATGTAGAATGAAGGCAGGAGCAAAGCAAGGCAGGTGTTGTCAACCCCTGAatcttttctgcctctgtcatAGTGACGGAATCCGTACTGCATTCTTAGGAAGCAGAAAGCTTTCTCTACCCTGAGTGCATGAGGAATGGGGAAACATATCAGTACCAGCTGGGCAGCTGTGTGTAACACTAGCTGCAGCTGTGTTTCTGAAGAACAGGTGTTGGAGTTGGCAAAGGAGTtgagaaataattctgaaaaccATTTGATTTGTGTTTGAGCTAGTGTTGAATCCTGCTCCTTTAACAGTCCTTACCAGCTAGGCACCAGTTTGTGCTCTCTCCTTCTGCTGTTCTCTCCCATGCTTATGCAGCAGAGGGTATAACTTGGAGGCAAAGTAAACAATATTCCACACTATCCTCCACCAACTAGATTTAAAGCAGCTGTTACACAAAATTAAGGGCTGTCAGATATTCAAGTGACTCTTGACAGGACATCCAGGGTTACCAAGGAGATCAGTAAaaacaaaagtgtttttcaaGGTTTGTGAAACAATCCTCTTTTAAGGAAGGAAATTGTCAGAATGTTTTTTATGCCTTTGCCTTTTTTGACAGAACAGAAATAGAGACAATGTAGGATAGTGACTATCAACTATTGTGGGATGCCAAGATTTTAAATAAGACATTATGAGAACagtaaattttatatttcaacACAGAGCTTCATAGGCATGTGTTCCTCAGAGGGTctttttggttgatttttttccaatcacTTGTTCAGGTGCTGCCATTGATCAACCTCCATGTAAAAGGAGTATGACATTACCTCTTAACACTGTTACTGGAGCAGTGTTACTGTGTTACTGGAGCACTGTAACACTGTTACATCTTAAATTTGTTGTGTTATGTTGTCTGACAGTGATGTACTTTGCCCCTGTCATGGCACAAAGATGACAAGAGTGTTTTTGTTCAGTGTATGGATTTTCAACCTGCCAGTTGTTAACAGTAGCTTTCTTATAATCCTTAGTTTGTTTTTAGAGCAATTTACAGTAATTTAGGCACTTCAGTGCACTTGAATATCGGTTGATATCTTACTGAAGTGTGCAGGGACAGATTAGGGTGCTAAATATGCAGCCAGATGCAGGGGAGCATTGCTATGACTTGATTCCAGCAGGTGCACATGGGCACTGAACAGGCCTCATTACAGGTATGTGACTTTGAAGGATGATCCTGTGTCACAACTTGGGCTTCAGATAAATTATTATCTTTGTTGTGTTTAGCTGGGAGAGCTGTACCTCTGTCAGATTAGAGTGCAAGGTGCCTAGCAGTGGAATCTTAGCAATGAATTcctgatttaaaaaatgaacaggtTAGGAACTGAGATACTGAACGCTGCACTTGAGCAGTCCTCAGTAGGTAAAACACACCAGCTGTTGCGAGCTCTTGGCTCTGTATATTCTGTGGAAGTAAAACCCTTTTCATCTgaggatgtttttgttttcctttcttccagtcATTTGTCCAAGTGCTGCTAGTGATCACCCACCACAGAACAGGACTGTGATGTTCTCTTCTGGCAACAGAACAGGTTTTGAACTCTTTGAGGAATGGTGGGACAAATCAAAAACAGTACCATTTTATCTGATTGCAGTTCTTCTACCTCTGCTAAATCTGAAGTCTCCGTCCTTCTTTGCAAAGTTTAATGTCCTAGGTAGGTAACAAATACTATTAAAGCATTGATTCCCTGTGACTGAAGTGTATAGAAGACAGTGAAAACTACTCCAGTGAGTAGAATCATAAAAtcttttaggttggaaaagcctgTAAGGGTATTGAGTGCAACTGTTTACCCAACACTGTCgagttcaccactaaaccacgtccATAAGTGCTATATCTGTACATTGTGCAGATTTAATACATCTAGGGATGGTGACTCGATAatttctctggacagcctgtttcAAAGCTTGACAACCCTGTCTGAGAAGAACATTTTCCAAATCTGAAcattccctggcacagcttgaggccatttcctctcatcctgtcaccggttgcctgggagaagagaccaagcCTCCCTGGCCACAGCCAGTTGTTCAGGCAGTTGtggagagtgataaggtcacccctgagcctccttttctccaggataaacacccccagctccctcagctgctcctcacaggactttTGCTCCTCACCCTTCATTagcttcatttcctttccctaGACACTTCCAGCATCAAAATGTCCTCTTGTcatgaggggcccaaaactggcAATATTCATGTCACAggggcagcctcagcagtgcccagtacaggggggaacaatccctgccctggccctgctggccacaatatcgctgatccaggccaggatgccattggccttcttggccacctgtCAGCACATTACCAGCCCATGTTCAGCTTCTGTCAGTCAGCACTTCCAGATCCTTTTCTATTatgcagctttccagccactgtTCCAGTATTTTGGTGGCAGCCCATATTGTGCCTCGAAGTGGGTTGTTGGTTGGTTTATTAACCCCACAGGCTTTGTCTGCTGCTTTGTTTGAATCTTACGGGTAATAGGGAGttcacttttcttcctttttttcctttccttttcttccttttcttcctttccttttcttccttttcttcctttttcttgtttgaTAATACTGTGAAACAAGTTCCCTTACATCTACAACAAATTTTCCCAAATGGTTCTGTACATACCACTGTGCAGCATTTGATACATATTACCTTGGTATAGTTGGGCATACTCTTCCTCCTCTGGTAAACATTTCAAACCAGCAGTTGCTTCTgatctgaagtaattttctgCCAATCAGGTGATTAATTAATCACATCATCAGTCAGTCAGTATGacctgctgctgttctttgtCCCATCTTCCAATATTGTGGATTCTTCTGTCCTGCCGAGGAAGCAATTGTGACTTCCTGCTTACATGTCTTGAGGTAGATTGCCAAGGTGGTAAAGTGGGCTGGTAAAGTGAGTAAAGCATATGCGTGTTGGGTGGAGCTGGTCACAGTTCAGGGAGTAGATGTCTGAGGGGTAGCACTGAAGCCCACaatgaagagaaagagaaaactggaTGTGGATCAGAGGTTGAAAAACTTGGATATGCATTGTAAAGGTGGTAGAGGACAGGGATTTGAAGGTCTAGTTTGTTCGTCTGTTCCATAGTGACACTTTATCAGAGCTTGGGTTTGTTCTTGCTGAAACCTCTAAATGGAAATACTACATGGGAGTTTGGGTACTTGATACTGCTTCTGCGCAAaaggtttttgggttttatgtagaaaaaaatttaaaaaccagaatattAATTACTCATTGCTTCAATAGATTATTATGTAATTGAGAATGTGTTCAAAATTGCCTTAATTTTTGTAAACCTTGAAGTttataggaaaattaaaaatggaagacAATTTTGAGGTGATGAAATTTATCTCAGTAGAGTTTTACTTATTTTGATACCCGTGGGAACAGAAGTCATTAGGAAACTACAGAGTCTTTTAGCTGAAACTCGCATACAGaaccttttattttcctaatttcttgACTGTGCTCAAGAGATTATCAATCAAATCATAAAAttccttctgtttattttttaaccttgCTGGGTTAAAATGCTGGAGTTTTGTCTTCACTTACAGAGAACTTGCCTGTTCTCTGCTCACTAGCAGCATTATTGGCCATGAGGTTCATTGCAGTAGCCTTAATTATTGTTGTTCAGTTTCCTTCAATTTTTAGGTAGTTACTGTTCTGCTCTTATCTCTTTCAAATGATCTGACACGAGACCATATACCCTCCATTCCACAGGTATACACAGCAAGGCATTATACCCATCTGTGATCTCATTTTTAGTCCTTAAGCTGTGCAGGTGCCTGCTGGATGCCTCTTAACCAATGAGATGGAATGCAAATCTGATATTATAATGAAGATTATCCAAAGTTACAATTAACACAACGTTTTAATCAGTAGCATTGAAGGGTCATTACCAACTTCTAGCTCCCAGTGTAAAGTTCAGAAGTGCAGTAATTTCACTTTCCATTGAGCTGTTTGGCTCAAAAAGTAGGTGAACATTGTAATAGCTGGAGTGCTATGATCAGTCTCCACTTAGATTGAAATCCTGGCAGTGGAAGCTGGAACTGGTCTGTTTGTGCCTAAAGACCTAcgtgcccagcagcagggattaCAGGGTACTTCcgctgctgtcaccagcactggGAAGTTATTAAACTTGCTGGAAGTTTACGTTGTGTGCATgtgcattattttttccctctgacctataagagaagtaaaaaagaaGTTTAGACCTAGTATTCTGTTAGGAATGAATACTAACCATAACTGTTTGACTACTAGTAACTAGATGGATGGAGGAGAAATTAAACCCTGAATAAATACTTCGTACTATATCATGGTATTTGtttgcctcttttttcttccaggtaCAATTTCAGTTGTCTACTTAGTTTTTCTGGTTACAGTAAAGGCTGCTCATCTGGGAATACACTTAGAATTCAACTGGTTTACAGAGAATGAATTCTTTGTACCAGGTAAGATAGTTAAAATGCAGTGGTGAAGTATATATTTGGTGAGtttaagatttaattttttttttctcatttaccTTTTAACACCTCTGAGACATAAATAGAAGAAATGCTGTCTGCTGTTGCAGCTAGAGGAAAGATCCCTCCAGACCAGGTGGCAAGGAATCCCTTTCCCAGTGATGTTCCTTAGTTAACAGGCAATGTCAACAGtagggaagagaaggaatgcCTATCAGAGGAATCTTCAACATATCTCTTATGGCAGAGGGCTTACCTTAGTCCTGTTTCACCTATGTTATTTTAAGTTCTAGTTGTACCAGTTTCAGATCATGCCTATTTCAGTAGGAATTAGAAATGACAAACTGCAGACAGACTGACTGTTACAAGCTGTAGACAGACTGACTGTTAAGGGTGATTTAAGTTCTCCACACATCTTGCTTAAATGAAATAGCTCATTCATCATAATTTGCAAGTACAGTTTTCCTGTACTTCCCAGTCTATCTCAAGTTTTAGGCCATAATCTTAGTTGCTCTTCTCTTTCAAACACCCAttagctctttttttcccatcagtACCCATCagtaggtttttgtttttattgaagGTTGTTTGATGCCTATTTGTTCTTTCCAAATTACTGTTATAAATTCCTCTGTGAGATGCCATAGTTATAAACAAGAAGCATTTGGTATTGCTTGAACAGCTAGCCTAAAGAGAtcaagtttcttttttaagaaacCTGGAATAAGAGAACAAAGGTTAGGTCCTAGTTGGCTTTTCCCCATCCTTTACAATAAGCAGAATTTTATGACCAGTTAGCTCTAGGGAGCTGTCCCCTGAACATTAGAATAGTATCCCTTCTTCTGTTCTtagaaacaaatgagaaaaatggatTGTAGTGACGCATGTGCTGCAAGCCATTGAGAAATACAGCAGCCAGTAGTTTGATTAATTTGGCAAAAATTCCTACTGCTAGGAGATAGAAAAAGCAGGTAGCTAATGCATAAAAATACAGCTTCCAAGAGATTCTGAAACTGtcagtttgctttttattattgaGATTGAAGTAGTGCATGGAAAACGAGCCTGGAAGTCGAGGCCAGAAGTCGCCTGTGCTCTCAATTCTGTCAGTAGCACATCATGCTAATTAGATATTGAAGGTACAGTGAAACCAGCTCTAGGGAAAGCCTGTTCTTTCAGTTTGGATAAGCCCTCCATTAGTTGCCTGGAGTGTGTTTACTTTCCTAACTTCATAGCACTTTGCAGAAgtctattttaaatatgtttgcATGGAGCTCTCTGTGGTTTGTTCTGTAAGGGTTTGTGAACCTCTGAAGAGTGTCGTGCTATACTTCTGGATGCTTTTCAGAAGCTGACTATCTTAGGGTTCTCTAATTGCTGTTAGCGCTCTAAAAAGTGAATACATTCTTAGGTAATACCAACTAGGATGATGCTTTAATGGTGTTATGCATTGGTGAATTCCTAGACCATTTGCAGCACTTCAAGAACCACCATCTTGTGAACATTTGAGTATTAAAAGAATACTTTTGAGTATTAAAAGAAGCAGAACAATGCTATTCccatgaagaaaagaaggaaattctttTCATACATGCTGTGAAGCATGATAAGAAAttgctttgcctttctttatGCCCTGTCTTGTAAGCAGAACCTCTTAAATATCTAcagatgtaatttttcttctggtagCATAAGCAACTTCTTAATAACTAAAAGTGTTCTCAGGGTAAATGCCCCGTTCCCTCCATCTTCTTCTTCAGGAACCCATACGTATACAGCCTCACTGATGTCAATTCCAATTTCACAAATGATTTCCAGTTAAACTGTTGAGGAGCAGAGAACCTTGTATGTACCAATCTTAAATTAACCTAGTGATCGCTGATGGTTGGAGTCTATCAGAGAAGCCTTGCTGGAAAGTGTATTCTATAGTCGCTACTGTCTTCATACCTCTTGTACTTCCTGATTAAGTATCTGCATTGGCTATGGTCAGATATGAGATAGATTGTCCCATTTCAAGGTGGAGGTTCATGCCTTTGCCAGTACTGTCCACAGCACTGTATGTCGTCTGCCTTTTGTCATTGTTTGTTTcaaagaagtaattttaaaacactttttcttctttgtttagAGTTTAGAATTCTGTTCCCTCAGCTCACAGGGGTTCTAACACTTGCCTTCTTCATCCACAATTGTGTCATCACACTTCTTCAGAATAACAGGAATCAAGAAAACAATGTAAGTAACTTCACAAGACTGTGCTTATTTATTCTACATTGCCAGACAACGGTAGTATTTTCCTGTGATTTGATAAGAAAAAAGTTACacattcttttccttgctgtgagGGAGTAACAGATAAATTACAAATTCATTTACATAAAAGCCCTGAGGAATGCCCCAAACTTACCAGCTGGTATTAAATGGCCAAATTGCACACAAGAGGCAGATGACTTGACTGTGTTGTAGGACTCAATGAAAACTGACCaattttagaatgaaaaatgGTGGGAAATATTTGGTATGTGACTGATGTTAGCAGAATCCTGAACAGTAGTTTCAAGGTCTAGGTAATGCCTGTTCTCAGAGTTGCTTCAGTAGTTTTGTCTCACAATTCTAGTCAAAGTCTGTAG is part of the Camarhynchus parvulus chromosome Z, STF_HiC, whole genome shotgun sequence genome and harbors:
- the SLC38A9 gene encoding sodium-coupled neutral amino acid transporter 9 isoform X2; translated protein: MIWNTMMGTSILSIPWGIKQAGFTSGIILILLMGILTLYCCYRVVKSRQMIPLTDTSNWEFPDVCKYYFGSFGQWSSLLFSMVSLVGAMVVYWVLMSNFLFNTGKFIYNFVHDINVTDIVPGTNGSNKVICPSAASDHPPQNRTVMFSSGNRTGFELFEEWWDKSKTVPFYLIAVLLPLLNLKSPSFFAKFNVLGTISVVYLVFLVTVKAAHLGIHLEFNWFTENEFFVPEFRILFPQLTGVLTLAFFIHNCVITLLQNNRNQENNVRDLSIAYFLVGLTYLYVGVIIFASFPSPPLSKECIEQNFLDNFPSDDIMSFVARIFLLFQMMTVYPLLGYLARVQLLRQFFGNAYPSLFHVLILNLAIVGAGVAMARFYPNIGGIIRYSGATCGLAFVFVYPSLIYMISLHRAGQLTWPALIIHIFIILLGLANLIAQFLL